The Gammaproteobacteria bacterium genome window below encodes:
- a CDS encoding DUF2334 domain-containing protein: protein MSETRAGCTAIVSVHDVMPETLPDVLDILNRLDRLNVPPSILLIVPGKPWSADGLKTLASLQHAGHELAGHGWSHSVTGISTIYHRLHSRLISRHAAEHLSRDSHAILALITRCHRWFVNAGLRAPTLYVPPAWAMGRVPRVRLRSLPFARYEYTSGIYDARADRFHRLPLAGFEADSQARARPLRAWNTANLALARATRRPLRIAIHPHDLRLKLADDIERLLKSCTRFQDYC from the coding sequence ATGTCCGAGACGCGGGCCGGATGCACCGCCATCGTGTCCGTGCACGACGTAATGCCGGAAACCCTGCCGGACGTGCTGGACATTCTTAACCGGCTGGACCGGCTGAACGTACCGCCTTCGATCTTGCTGATCGTACCAGGCAAGCCGTGGTCCGCGGATGGCCTGAAAACGCTTGCCAGCCTGCAGCACGCCGGTCACGAGCTTGCCGGACACGGCTGGTCGCACTCGGTGACCGGCATTTCGACCATTTATCACCGTTTGCACAGCAGGCTGATCTCGCGCCACGCCGCCGAACATCTTTCGCGCGACTCGCACGCGATCCTTGCGCTCATCACGCGCTGCCACCGATGGTTCGTAAACGCCGGCCTGCGCGCGCCGACGCTCTACGTTCCGCCCGCGTGGGCGATGGGCCGCGTGCCACGCGTGCGGCTCCGATCGCTGCCGTTCGCGCGGTACGAATATACAAGCGGTATTTACGACGCGCGCGCGGACCGTTTTCATCGCCTGCCACTGGCGGGCTTCGAAGCCGACTCACAGGCACGCGCCCGGCCGTTACGCGCGTGGAACACGGCCAATCTTGCGCTGGCCCGAGCAACCCGGCGGCCGCTGCGCATCGCCATCCATCCGCACGATTTGCGGCTGAAATTGGCGGATGATATAGAGCGATTGCTGAAATCCTGTACGCGATTTCAGGATTATTGTTGA
- a CDS encoding Uma2 family endonuclease, translated as MSAVAPQPYRFNVDEYHRMGEAGIFHEDQRVELINGEVVEMSPIGSPHVTNVNRLTRLFVLCLGNKGIVSVQNPVQLSAHTELQPDLALLKPRSDDYEKRLPISEDVFLVIEVADSSAQSDRKVKAPLYAGVGIPELWIVDIPNRALEVHTAPTDAGYGQLRNCGRGQRVTPAALPACTVSVDRIFAP; from the coding sequence ATGTCAGCCGTCGCGCCACAGCCTTACCGGTTCAACGTTGATGAATATCACCGCATGGGTGAGGCCGGAATATTCCACGAGGATCAGCGTGTGGAGCTGATCAACGGAGAGGTTGTCGAGATGTCGCCGATCGGGAGCCCGCACGTCACCAATGTCAATCGCCTCACCCGTCTGTTCGTACTGTGTCTGGGTAACAAAGGCATTGTCAGTGTGCAGAACCCGGTTCAGCTTTCCGCGCATACCGAATTGCAGCCGGACCTGGCGCTGCTAAAACCCCGGTCGGATGATTACGAAAAGCGACTGCCAATCTCCGAAGACGTATTCCTTGTAATCGAAGTGGCCGATAGCAGCGCGCAATCAGACCGCAAGGTCAAGGCGCCACTTTATGCCGGGGTCGGAATCCCGGAGTTATGGATCGTGGACATTCCAAACCGCGCCCTTGAGGTACACACCGCTCCGACCGACGCCGGCTACGGTCAGCTACGTAACTGTGGGCGCGGGCAAAGGGTAACTCCCGCTGCCCTTCCGGCTTGCACCGTCTCGGTCGATCGGATCTTCGCTCCGTAG